CAAGCAACAGAAATTTCTTTGGATAAACTCGTTGAAGTTAACAACATTTCGAATGCAGACATGATTATAGTAGGAAATTCAATTCGCTTATCATCAGACAACAAAGTTGTAACTGTTGGTGAAGGTGAAGAACAAAAATCTTACGATGTAAGTTCTGAAGAAGAAATTGTAGAAGTTGAAACACCGGTTGAATATTACGAAGAAGAAGTCGTAGTAGAAGAGCCAGTTGTTGAAGAAGTAGCACCAGCACAAGAAGTTTCAAGCGCTGGTTACCAAATGACTGTTGAAGCAACTGCTTACTCTACTAACCAACCATCATTAAGTGATTACACTTATTCCGGAATTAACTTACGTCAAAACCCTAACGTTGTAGCGGTAGACCCAAGTGTAATTCCTTTAGGATCTACAGTAATTATTCCTGGTTACGGTACATTCGTAGCAGGAGATACAGGTTCAGCAATTATTGGGAACCGTATTGATATTCATATTACAGACTTGAATGCTGCATGGGCATTTGGTCGTCAAGGAATGACTGTAACAGTTCTTCCACCACAATAATAACAATGATTACGCCGGAACCTTGTGTTCCGGTTTTTTTATTGTCTCAATCTGTAAGTGTGCAGAAGTCCGGAAAAAACGGCCGACCTTTGCCGACCTTTCTTCCTAAGTGAGCAAAGGTTTGTAAAATGAAACCAACCTTTGCCGACTAAGACTAAAATCCTACTTAAAAATTAAATCTACCCGCGTTCATCCGCATCGTTAACCAGTTAATGTTACAGGTTGACGATGCGGATTTTTTAAGTTACAGTTTAACTATAATTTTAGAAGTAGGTGATGACGTGTCAACGAAGGATGAAGTTCTAGCAATACTCGAACAAAAAAAGACAGAAAATATTTCCGGTCAAAAAATTGCAGAAATTTTAGGAGTAAGTAGAACCGCTGTTTGGAAAGCAATTAATACCTTAAAAGAAGATGGCTATAAGATACATTCAACTCCCAGTGCGGGCTATCGGTTGCTTGAACCGAGCGATTCATTAAATACTGCAGCAATTCTACCGTTAGTACAGCGCCGTCTAAATGTCGAAACTTTTCAAACGATTGATTCAACCAATGCAGAAGCCAAGCGACGTCTGAATAATCATCCGGATGAAGACTTTTTGATTATATCCGAGCACCAAGAAGCAGGAAGAGGGCGATTAGGAAGAACCTTCTATTCCCCTCCTCGTACAGGCATTTACATGAGTTTGGCTCTCCATGAACTGAGCCCCAATAGTGACGCGACGTTATTAACAACGGCAGCTGCTGTGGCGGTTTGTCAGGCTATCGAAGAGCTGACAACCCTAAAACCTCAAATAAAATGGGTCAACGATATTTTTATTGATGGTAAAAAAGTATGTGGTATTTTAACAGAAGGTATTCTAAGCCTTGAAACGCAGACGATTCAATCAATTATTCTCGGAATTGGTATAAATGTCTTGGAAGACGAGCACTTACCGGAAGATTTACAACCCATTGTGGGAGCACTCTTTAGTGGGGAAAGTACAGTCAGCCGCAATACGTTAGCAGCTAGTATTATTAATCATTTCTATGCAGTATACGAAACGATGGAAACAGGTGCGTTTCTGGATGACTATCGTGACCGTTGTTTTGTATTGGGGAAATCCGTTTCTTTTATCAAAAATAAGCAAACGTATAGAGGGATTGCAACAGGAATCGATGATGCGGGGGCTTTGGAAATCCTGTTGGAAGATCAAACACGCACGAAAATTTCATACGGTGAGATTAGTATTGATTGGAGAGGTTCAAAATGAAGCTTACAACGCGAGATTTGACACACATGAGTATCATGGCAGCTCTAACGCTCGTCAGTAGCTTTATTGCAATCCCGCTAGGGCCGGTTGCCGTAACCTTGCAAACACTCTTCGTTTTATTAACGGGCTTACTCTTCACGCCCATTCAGGCTTTCTACACACAATTACTAAACTTATTATTAATGCTATTGTTGAGAGGACCACAAATTATAATCAGTCCCAGCTTTGGATTTCTCATTTCATTTATAGTTGTCGCGACACTACTCGCGTGGTTGAAAGAAAGTGGCAGGATTAAAAAGGCGAGCCACTTAGTGATCATTGGGACAGTAATCAGTTACGTTATCGGTACACCTTATATGGCTTTTATCCTTAATCAAGTACTGGATTTAAATTTATCTTTTAAAGATATTTTGTATGCCGGAGTTCTCTTGTTTCTGCCCGGAGACGCTATGAAAGCTCTACTGTCTATTGGCTTTCTCAAGAGTATAAACAGAGTGACGGTCTTCCAAAATAAAAGCAAAACTCATTAAAATTTAATTTACTCATTGACTTCTCATTTATTAACCCTTAAGATACAGATACCAAATAAAAAAATGTGAGGTTTTCACGATGAATAAGAAACATGCAAACCAAATCCAAATCAATTTTTACTTTAGCTACTTTAGATAGTTCTGTAGACACACGCAGTGGATACAGACATTTCAAACATTGTTTGTATCTATGGCGGCTAGAGTGAGTTTGCGTGAGCAACTGCCACATAGATTAAAATCTGAGTGGTGATTGCGAAAAGGAAAACTTTCTTTTTACAATAAGAATTTGAGCGACCCATTCAGATTGTTGATATCTGGATGGGTTTTTGTGTTCTTATCAGTGAATAAATAGGAGGAATATAAGATGAGAAAAAATTGGTTATTAAAAGCGGGATTGGTATTGGCATCAGCAGGTATTTTGGC
This genomic interval from Jeotgalibaca porci contains the following:
- a CDS encoding biotin transporter BioY, with translation MKLTTRDLTHMSIMAALTLVSSFIAIPLGPVAVTLQTLFVLLTGLLFTPIQAFYTQLLNLLLMLLLRGPQIIISPSFGFLISFIVVATLLAWLKESGRIKKASHLVIIGTVISYVIGTPYMAFILNQVLDLNLSFKDILYAGVLLFLPGDAMKALLSIGFLKSINRVTVFQNKSKTH
- a CDS encoding 3D domain-containing protein; translated protein: MKFKNKLFVAGASIAFSGILAFANPTEASAAEWTARTADEVKLDIKENESGSKYTFVWGDTLSVIAQATEISLDKLVEVNNISNADMIIVGNSIRLSSDNKVVTVGEGEEQKSYDVSSEEEIVEVETPVEYYEEEVVVEEPVVEEVAPAQEVSSAGYQMTVEATAYSTNQPSLSDYTYSGINLRQNPNVVAVDPSVIPLGSTVIIPGYGTFVAGDTGSAIIGNRIDIHITDLNAAWAFGRQGMTVTVLPPQ
- a CDS encoding biotin--[acetyl-CoA-carboxylase] ligase, translated to MSTKDEVLAILEQKKTENISGQKIAEILGVSRTAVWKAINTLKEDGYKIHSTPSAGYRLLEPSDSLNTAAILPLVQRRLNVETFQTIDSTNAEAKRRLNNHPDEDFLIISEHQEAGRGRLGRTFYSPPRTGIYMSLALHELSPNSDATLLTTAAAVAVCQAIEELTTLKPQIKWVNDIFIDGKKVCGILTEGILSLETQTIQSIILGIGINVLEDEHLPEDLQPIVGALFSGESTVSRNTLAASIINHFYAVYETMETGAFLDDYRDRCFVLGKSVSFIKNKQTYRGIATGIDDAGALEILLEDQTRTKISYGEISIDWRGSK